The Henckelia pumila isolate YLH828 chromosome 2, ASM3356847v2, whole genome shotgun sequence genome includes a window with the following:
- the LOC140882543 gene encoding serine/threonine-protein kinase BRI1-like 2, with protein sequence MEVRMIIIIRTSFSFMVMFLVTAMAGEQAQPTMSIRTDASALLSFKKMILKDPNGVLVDWQLNKDPCKWHGVACTLGRVSAVDLAQSSLVGQVSFFPFSSLDMLTSLNLSANSLSINATTSLVQIPYGLKQLELSFAGVSGHIAENFFADCPNLEYVNLAFNNITGVLPENLFLHIDKLQFLDLSYNNITGSIAGLRIESCDSLLSLDWSGNQILGSLPASFSNCTNLNELIFTENSLNGEIPPAFGSLKNLQKLDLSHNHLTGWIPSELGSICNSLLELKLSNNNFTGSIPTSFSSCSWLQVLDMTNNNLTGSFPDSILQSLGSLETLLLSNNMISGAFPSSISFCKKLRVVDFSSNLLSGNIPPDLCPGAASLEELRAPDNSLFGQIPPQLSLCSQLKIIDFSINYINGSVPKELGNLENLEQLIAWYNSLEGDVPAELGKCKKLKNLILNNNHLSGKIPTELFNCANIEWISLTSNELSGEIPREFGFLSRLAVLQLANNSLTGQIPKELANCSSLVWLDLNSNQLSGEIPSRLGRQIGAKALTGILSGNTLVFVRNVGNSCRGVGGLLEFSGIRPERLLQVPSLRSCDFTRLYSGPVLSLFTRYQTLEYLDLSYNQLRGKIPDGFGEMIALQVLVLSHNQLSGEIPASLGQLKNIGVFDASNNRLQGHIPDSFSNLSFLVQIDLSNNELTGQIPSRGQLSTLPATQYANNPGLCGVPLPECQYNDNPTSDNPTGNGQERRKSAGSSWANSMVMGILISLASVCILIVWAIAIRARRKEAEGARMLGSLQASHAATTWKIEKEKEPLSINVATFQRELRKLKFSQLIEATNGFSAASLIGSGGFGEVFKATLKDGSSVAIKKLIRLSCQGDREFMAEMETLGKIKHKNLVPLLGYCKIGEERLLVYEFMEYGSLEEMLHGRPRNGQKRILTWDERKKIGRGAAKGLCFLHHNCIPHIIHRDMKSSNVLLDREMDARVSDFGMARLISALDTHLSVSTLAGTPGYVPPEYYQSFRCTAKGDVYSFGVILLELLTGKRPTDKEDFGDTNLVGWVKAKVREGRGMEVIDTELLCVTKGSEESEVEEVKEMVKYLEITMQCVDDFPSKRPNMLQVVAMLRELMGNSA encoded by the coding sequence ATGGAGGTGAGAATGATCATCATCATTCGGACAAGTTTTTCTTTTATGGTCATGTTTCTTGTCACGGCTATGGCAGGAGAACAAGCGCAGCCTACGATGTCAATCAGAACCGATGCTTCGGCTCTCTTGTCTTTCAAGAAGATGATTCTCAAGGATCCAAATGGAGTTCTTGTGGATTGGCAACTTAATAAAGATCCATGTAAATGGCATGGGGTCGCTTGCACTCTTGGGAGAGTGTCAGCTGTTGATCTTGCTCAATCGTCACTTGTTGGCCAAGTTTCTTTCTTTCCATTCTCTTCGTTAGATATGTTGACTTCGCTTAACCTTTCTGCTAATTCTCTGTCTATAAATGCTACCACGTCTTTGGTGCAAATCCCTTATGGTTTGAAGCAGCTTGAGTTGTCTTTTGCTGGTGTTTCGGGCCATATTGCGGAAAATTTCTTCGCAGATTGTCCTAATCTTGAATATGTGAATCTTGCTTTCAATAATATCACTGGTGTCTTGCCTGAAAACCTGTTCTTGCACATTGATAAGTTGCAGTTTCTTGATCTGTCATATAACAACATCACAGGCTCGATTGCGGGCTTGAGAATCGAAAGCTGCGACTCTTTGTTGAGTCTTGACTGGTCCGGGAACCAAATTTTGGGTTCCCTTCCAGCCTCATTTTCGAATTGCACGAATCTAAATGAGCTTATTTTTACCGAAAATTCACTCAACGGGGAAATCCCTCCAGCTTTTGGTTCTCTGAAGAACTTGCAAAAGCTTGATCTTTCTCACAATCATCTCACAGGGTGGATCCCAAGCGAATTAGGCAGTATATGTAATTCACTTTTGGAACTTAAACTTTCAAATAACAACTTTACTGGATCGATCCCTACATCATTTTCATCATGTTCTTGGCTTCAAGTTCTTGATATGACCAATAACAACTTGACCGGATCGTTCCCTGATTCAATCCTTCAGAGTTTAGGATCTCTGGAGACTCTATTACTCAGCAACAATATGATAAGTGGAGCATTTCCCTCTTCCATTTCATTTTGCAAGAAATTAAGAGTAGTTGATTTCAGCTCCAACCTGCTTTCTGGGAATATTCCACCGGATTTATGTCCCGGGGCTGCCTCACTTGAAGAGCTGAGAGCACCAGATAATTCACTTTTCGGACAAATCCCACCTCAGTTATCTCTGTGCTCACAACTAAAGATCATTGATTTTAGCATAAATTACATCAATGGATCGGTTCCTAAAGAGCTCGGGAATCTTGAGAATCTTGAGCAGCTGATAGCCTGGTACAACAGCTTGGAAGGAGATGTGCCGGCAGAGTTGGGGAAATGCAAGAAACTCAAGAATCTTATATTGAACAACAACCATTTAAGTGGCAAGATCCCAACTGAATTGTTCAACTGTGCTAATATAGAATGGATATCCCTCACTAGCAACGAACTCAGCGGTGAGATTCCAAGAGAATTCGGGTTTTTATCAAGGCTAGCTGTTCTACAGCTTGCAAACAATAGCTTGACTGGTCAGATCCCCAAAGAGTTAGCAAATTGTAGCAGCTTAGTTTGGCTAGATCTTAACAGTAATCAGCTAAGTGGTGAAATCCCATCTCGACTTGGCAGGCAGATTGGAGCAAAGGCGCTGACTGGAATCCTCTCAGGAAACACACTCGTGTTTGTGCGAAATGTAGGGAATTCGTGTAGAGGAGTTGGAGGATTGCTCGAATTCTCAGGCATTCGTCCTGAGAGACTGCTGCAGGTTCCATCATTGAGAAGCTGTGACTTTACTAGGTTGTATTCTGGTCCAGTTTTGAGTCTTTTCACTCGGTACCAGACATTAGAATATCTCGATCTCTCGTATAATCAGCTCAGAGGAAAAATCCCAGACGGATTCGGCGAAATGATAGCCTTGCAAGTTCTTGTTTTGTCCCACAACCAATTATCAGGAGAAATACCGGCTTCTCTTGGGCAGCTCAAGAATATTGGGGTGTTTGATGCATCAAACAACAGACTTCAAGGGCACATCCCCGACTCGTTTTCGAATCTTTCTTTCTTGGTACAAATCGATCTCTCCAACAATGAGTTAACAGGGCAAATCCCATCTCGAGGACAGCTTAGTACACTTCCAGCAACTCAGTATGCAAATAATCCAGGTCTATGTGGGGTTCCATTGCCCGAGTGCCAATACAACGACAACCCGACTTCAGACAATCCAACAGGAAACGGTCAAGAGAGACGTAAATCTGCTGGTTCCTCTTGGGCTAACAGCATGGTAATGGGAATTCTCATATCACTCGCTTCCGTCTGCATACTGATCGTGTGGGCAATAGCGATTCGTGCGAGGCGCAAGGAGGCCGAAGGAGCCAGAATGCTCGGTAGTTTACAAGCATCACACGCAGCCACGACGTGGAAAATCGAGAAGGAGAAAGAGCCGCTGAGTATCAATGTTGCAACATTTCAGAGGGAACTGAGGAAACTCAAATTCTCGCAGCTGATCGAGGCGACGAATGGATTCTCAGCCGCTAGCCTCATCGGGTCAGGAGGATTCGGTGAAGTTTTCAAAGCTACATTGAAGGATGGATCAAGTGTAGCAATCAAGAAACTGATACGGTTAAGCTGCCAAGGCGACCGGGAATTCATGGCCGAAATGGAGACACTAGGCAAGATCAAACACAAAAACCTCGTCCCACTTCTGGGATACTGCAAGATCGGCGAAGAACGACTTCTGGTATACGAATTCATGGAATACGGGAGCCTGGAGGAAATGCTTCATGGGAGGCCAAGAAACGGCCAAAAGAGGATTCTAACATGGGATGAGAGGAAAAAGATAGGCAGAGGTGCAGCCAAAGGCCTCTGTTTCCTTCACCACAATTGCATTCCTCACATAATTCATCGGGACATGAAATCCAGCAACGTCCTACTAGACCGTGAAATGGATGCAAGAGTATCGGATTTCGGAATGGCGAGGCTTATAAGTGCCCTGGACACGCACTTGAGCGTCAGCACGCTGGCCGGGACGCCTGGATACGTGCCCCCAGAGTACTATCAGAGCTTCCGTTGCACCGCCAAGGGGGACGTGTATTCGTTCGGTGTCATACTTCTTGAACTCCTGACGGGGAAAAGGCCAACCGATAAGGAGGATTTCGGTGACACGAATTTGGTGGGGTGGGTGAAAGCTAAGGTGAGAGAAGGCAGAGGCATGGAAGTCATAGACACGGAGTTGTTGTGTGTCACCAAAGGCAGTGAAGAATCGGAGGTGGAAGAAGTTAAGGAGATGGTGAAGTATTTGGAGATAACCATGCAATGTGTGGATGATTTCCCCTCCAAACGCCCCAATATGTTGCAAGTTGTGGCCATGTTGCGAGAGCTAATGGGCAATAGTGCTTGA
- the LOC140878279 gene encoding CASP-like protein 4D1, which yields MSETRQPATPASIHQIEGQTQPRVASKPTLMPLLALIARLVTLASLIVSLSVMVSDSEKFDSRTSLHFNDIYSYRYVVATCVIGIVYNLSQSSLLIYEVGSGKKILNHPFPHVIFIGDKVILCLLATGVGAAFGVTIDLKSEIDELEDAFEDHVGFGFPSVRAKLDDFFNRAYIPTIFLLIALLTCGVSSVLSSLALAKRTP from the exons ATGTCTGAAACAAGGCAGCCGGCGACTCCGGCTTCGATCCATCAGATTGAGGGCCAGACACAACCTCGAGTGGCGTCGAAGCCGACGTTGATGCCTTTATTAGCTTTGATCGCGAGACTCGTCACTCTGGCTTCTCTAATAGTGTCATTGAGTGTCATGGTTTCCGACTCCGAAAAATTCGACTCCAGAACATCACTTCACTTCAACGATATTTATTCCTACAG GTACGTGGTTGCTACTTGTGTCATAGGAATAGTCTACAACTTATCGCAGTCATCACTTCTGATATATGAAGTTGGATCAGGAAAAAAGATATTAAATCACCCCTTTCCACATGTTATCTTCATTGGTGACAAGGTCATTTTATGCCTACTAGCGACCGGCGTCGGGGCCGCGTTCGGTGTTACGATTGATCTCAAGAGTGAGATAGACGAATTGGAGGATGCGTTTGAAGATCACGTGGGCTTCGGCTTTCCTTCGGTACGAGCGAAACTAGATGACTTCTTCAACAGAGCATATATCCCAACCATTTTTCTTCTCATTGCACTCCTCACTTGTGGAGTTTCATCGGTCCTTTCATCTTTGGCTCTCGCCAAGAGAACACCATAA